The following is a genomic window from Amaranthus tricolor cultivar Red isolate AtriRed21 chromosome 10, ASM2621246v1, whole genome shotgun sequence.
ACCAATATGAACTTATCTGTATTGCAGAAAAGTGTGGGTGATGCATATTTTTAGAGTAACTAGGAACATGGCTTCTTTTCCGAGATGTGCTTTTTTATCTAAGTGTTTTAGTAAAACAACTTATGTTGCTCATttcaaatacaaaaatttatgtgcaaaaagatTTACGGGGTTGGGGTGGAAAATTAACCTAATTGTTGGATTTTAGCTTAAAAAATTCTTTCAAGCCCTGattattccaaattcaaaacCGAACATCTACTTAACGTTCTTTACAAATGGCCATCTTATTCTGGTCATCTTTTCAATTTGTGATTTTTCGTTCTTTTgcatgtttttatatatttgcaAGGTTTGAACATTGATCTAGCGTTAGTTTTATCAACTAATTTTCCGTTAACAATGATCCTCAATGTGTAAATTTTACAACAATATGTTTTGATTTGCTTTAGCAGAAGTTAGTTGAAAATTTCTTTTCTAAATTTGTTACGGATGGGATGTCCATAGCTAACTAGGCAACACTAGGCTGATgagattttcttttttattttttctgctTTTGCCTATACCTTTTGTGCTCGTTAAAATTCTGGCTTTATGATAGACAGAAGGTGAGACTTCTGGGATAAGATTTGGAGTAAATTTGCTGAAATTATATGTTATATGGACTACTAAAGAAAAGGAAAGTAATCGAATAGGGGTTATGAGAGGAACAAAAGCTTTGCcacaaaaaaggaaagaaatttgaaaatgaaaaaattcatATCCTCTCTTCTCTCACCAAATTGGCTCTTTGTCCCATTGCCACCGACCACGCCCTACTTCCTGGTCCTTGCTGGCTTGGCTCTTGCTACTTGTTGCCACACATACTGATGCATTCACCTCTGTTCCCAGTTGTCACCATTGATAGACGCATTTGTGGTCAAAATTATTCGGTGTTGATTAAGTGTTGATTAAATAATTCTTAGCAATTAACCCAAACTTGAGATAGCTTAAATGGTAAGAGGATGTGCGTGTCATAACCAAACACCCAAGTTCCATTCTGCTTTTTAAATGACTTACGTAACGTAATAAAAGGTAATTGGTCACGAGGATCTAATATTGGGTCAGATACAagtattattttctttcttcgTACTAGTATTGATAAAATATAAGGGTGTCGGGGTGGCCTCATTGGAAATCTGAAATGGATTAGAATGGAGATAAATCCACTTATCCACTtcattttggttgattttttaataGATGGAAGCTGCACCCTTATCCATTGTAATCAAAGACTTACCCTCTGAGATTTAAATCTCTATTCCGATCTAAAATACTAATTCTTGAGTGGCCGAGAAGAGTTATAGCCGTTGTTTATAACTCAGCATTTTTTCTGATGAGTCGGTTGGTTGTAGATTAATGTTGCCTCTTTAATGTGTAACCAAATAATTGTTTCTGCGTCTAAAGATGGGTGGTGATACCTAGAACGTTACCTGCATCTGGTACAGATCTGTTGTATGTgaaatagaggtgttcaacagGGCGGGTGGGGAGGTTGATTTCTTAACAGGACAGGCGGGGTCGGGTTGGGTCAGAGAAACCTAAACGGGCCGGGAAAATTTGAGACTTGATTGCTTATTATGAACATCagtattgaaaataattttttcccCTTGTGTTCCGTTAGCTTATATTTTGCTCGATAATGAAATTTAGGGTGGCTGGGAAAATGATGAAACTGTTGAAGAGGCAGCGAGGCGTGAAGCAATAGAAGAGGCTGGTGTGAAAGGTGACTTATTGGTGAGAGATTTTTAGTTGAGAATGTGCTGTTGTTTACAATTTTGCACAATCTAATATATTACATGTTAAAATTCCTTTCTATGCTTTAACATTTTATTGTTACGAAGTCTAAATAGTTTTTCTGGAATAAAGAACTTTTGGGTGTCCTATTTTTCCTTGTTATATTAAttgttctttaattttttatcgTCTATGTTGTTCCTTAGTGCTGATAGTTCGTTTAAATTGTTCTATCAAATGTCCATTTCCTCTAATATAGGCTGTATTGACAAACACCCATATTGACCGCAAAATTCATTTCATGACCGTTACCCCGACAATATTTCTACACTATGAATCAAACTATCTTGTAAACTTGAAAACCCTGtttctaatttttgtttattatcgAGTTCTAAATTTATTGTCGAATCAAACTATATATTGATCGAGTGGTCTTTAGAAAGGAATACTGTCTCcagtttttttctaaaaaatcatTCAACCTGCTGTGTATTTTCGGCTAGTTTACGTTCTAGCTATAACAATTATAGTTTTTGAAAAGGGTTCTTTTCATTTACAGGATTGTGTGGGTTACTACAACTTTAAGAGCAAAACTCTGCAAGATGATTTTAGTCCAGAAGGCTTATGCAAGGCCGCTATGTTTGCATTACTTGTGAAGGAAGAGCTCGAATATTGGCCTGAACAGAGCACTCGGCAGAGAAAATGGCTAACCATACCCGAAGCTTTAGAATGCTGCCGACACCCATGGATGCGGAAAGCCCTCGAAGAAGGCTTCATGGAGTGGCATGCTAGGTTCACAAACACCGAGTAAGAACTAGAAATTTATCCATACGAAACCGACTTGTTGGATTGAAGACAAATGCATATATATGTAGTCAAGCTAAAACTTTTTCGCTTTCGTTTCCTCCTTCAAGTTTCGCTTGATTTCAATTCACGACGCGTACTCAGGATGTCTGTAGGAGCTTTTGCTTTGAATTTTTGGTCCCTAGGAAGGGCTGCCatctcttgtttattcttttttcccttttttcttttttttttcctatgaAAAACTATTTAGGCTCAACATTTTCTAGAACAGTATTCTGATTTCCATTAGAAAACTGTACATTGTGAAGAGGTCTATATGGAGATTagacaattaataatataattaatacaattataatatattaatactacactagtaagactaataatacactaatatgaCTATACGAGTAATACAATACGAactaatatatactaatacCACATTGTTCAAAAGCAACTCTCAAAATCGAATCGTAAAATCGTATggtaataatgcactaatacgagtaataatatactaatacaactaatattataataataacacaataatacaactaACAATAAACTCATAAGACTAAAATAACTAATCATCATTCTATATACTAAAGCAAAGACCACCTAATGACACGTGTTATcctctataaaaaaaaattttccactTAATTTAGCTTCTGAAATACATTTTCTTATAACTTTATTGTAGCTTTCATGACAAAATTACTATACATAAATGCATACAATTGCAATAAGTTTGACTATTAATTTTGCCTATTTAAAAttaaggagatttatatctttatatgcgttggaatattatatgtgattttagtaagattgaaaacaaattttcttCCCTTTATCTGCGTTGGAATCTTACATGTGATTTTAGTGAGATTGAAAATAAATGTTCTATTTAAGATTTATCTTCTATATATTGATACAAATTAGTGTGATATTTTTTAGCTCTAAATTGAGTATGCctctttatttatattattagtcaCCATTCTATATAATATTAAGAggatttaatgatttaaataataaaaatttatatatataaaaaatttcggGACAGCAGCTACTGTCTCAGCAGTCGCGACCTGATCGAGTTGTTGAGTGTGTTTTGTTGTCTTTTCACATATCCGTTGTAttcaaaactcgttaaacgctaaaattaattaaaaatagtaaatgaatgtaagaaattatgataattggcacccaaggtaattgatgccttcccatttgaattttctaaactgtccaaaaTGGTTGTTTAAGTTACTGGTtagatttttaattttggaatttctgaaatttgggtggaatcatttaaaattttaaagttttggtAGTGCTTTAatggta
Proteins encoded in this region:
- the LOC130826146 gene encoding nudix hydrolase 16, mitochondrial-like isoform X2 is translated as MGPFGVCEKGGNMSELVARTGRLQQRYEDGCRLVAGCIPFRYRSCDESDGTESEKIVEVLMINSTSGPGLLFPKDCVGYYNFKSKTLQDDFSPEGLCKAAMFALLVKEELEYWPEQSTRQRKWLTIPEALECCRHPWMRKALEEGFMEWHARFTNTE
- the LOC130826146 gene encoding nudix hydrolase 16, mitochondrial-like isoform X1, which codes for MGPFGVCEKGGNMSELVARTGRLQQRYEDGCRLVAGCIPFRYRSCDESDGTESEKIVEVLMINSTSGPGLLFPKGGWENDETVEEAARREAIEEAGVKGDLLDCVGYYNFKSKTLQDDFSPEGLCKAAMFALLVKEELEYWPEQSTRQRKWLTIPEALECCRHPWMRKALEEGFMEWHARFTNTE